TTTTCCATAAACACCGCTTTGCCATTTTGCAATGCATGTATGGCCTGCTCATAATGAAATTTATGCGGCGATGCGATGACCACCACATCAACCAAATCATCTTTGAATAAATCTTGATCATTCACCAATGCGTGTGCTGCACCATACAATTTAGTAACACTCAATGCATTGGTAACATCCGCATCAACAATAGCACTAATTTTTACGCCATTTATTTTAGCAAGAGCTGGTATTAATTTAATTTTTGCAAAAGAGCCAGCACCAACAATACCAACACGCATGGTATCTTTTCGAGCGGGAATAAAGCGCACTGACTGCGGCTCAAAAAATTCTAAGGCTTTCACCGCAGGCTCGACAGTAAAGTCACGCACCGTAGCTTCACTTTTTTTGCCATAGCGCACAATAATACCGAGCGATTTGTGTTTTTGAATATGCTCGTAGGCTTCCACAATATCTTCTAAATCAGTTTCTTGCGACACCAGCGTATCAATCTTTATTTTACCTGATTCGATGAGCTGTATGAACGCTTGCATATTTCTATTTTCAGTCCAACGAACGTAGGCATACGGATAATCGTGACCTTTTTTTTCGTATGAAGCATCATAACTTCCTGGCCCATACGAACACGAGATTAAGAAATCAATTTCTTTTTTATAGAATGGCTCGCGAGCAATATGTAAACCAACATCACCAACAAGCACTACTTTGCCCTTTTTACGCGTGATTTCCATGGCTTGTTGCATAATGGTATCACTCTCAGATGCGGCAGTAATAATCGTTGTATCAACACCATAGTGATGCGTTAAAAAATTAATATCAGCAGTAAGTTGTTCGTCATCAGCAGCGTATACATAATCGGCACCACATTCTTTTGCTGACGCCAACCGCTCAGGAATAAGATCAATACCAATCACCGTGCAGCCGGATAATTTTGCAAGCTGGACAGTAAGGTGACCTAGAAGGCCTAAACCTACTACACATACTACTTCACCTAGTTGAACCTGTGCGCGCCTGATGCCTTGCAATGCAATCGCACCCATGGTGGTTAAACTTGCTGATTTTAAATATTCTTGCGCGGATACTTTGGCCACTAAATTTTCTGGCACACAAATAATATCAGCATGGTTGGCAAGACCTTCACCAGCACAGGCAACTAAATCACCTGAAAAAAACTTGGTTACTTTGCTGCCTACTGCAATAACGCGACCAGAACATGAATAACCAATAACTTTAGTTTGACCGACCAACGTACTTTTTATTAACGCCTTGGTGCCATCAAAACCATGACTCACGACTGATTCGATAACTTTTTTAATTTTATAGGGGACATTAGTCAGCATGCTGTCTTGAGCATTTTTGATGGTAGCAATTTCGGTGCCTGAGCTAATACATGAATAATGCACCGAAACGAGTACGGAATGATCGTCGAGCAACGGTTGGCTCACTTCTTTGACAACAACAATCCCTTTTTCTACAAATACTTGTCTCATACGCTTCCTCTTGAGTCAACTGCTTTACTATATCTTCGAGGTAGTCTAACCCGACCTTGGCAAAATAGTAACCATTTTTTTTGATGTATTATTGGTTTTTTCTGGACAAGAATAACAGCAGCAGTTATGGTCATGTAGCAAAAAAATGTTGAATAAAAGAAAGCGCCTCGATGACAAAAATAC
The window above is part of the Candidatus Dependentiae bacterium genome. Proteins encoded here:
- a CDS encoding bi-domain-containing oxidoreductase, which translates into the protein MRQVFVEKGIVVVKEVSQPLLDDHSVLVSVHYSCISSGTEIATIKNAQDSMLTNVPYKIKKVIESVVSHGFDGTKALIKSTLVGQTKVIGYSCSGRVIAVGSKVTKFFSGDLVACAGEGLANHADIICVPENLVAKVSAQEYLKSASLTTMGAIALQGIRRAQVQLGEVVCVVGLGLLGHLTVQLAKLSGCTVIGIDLIPERLASAKECGADYVYAADDEQLTADINFLTHHYGVDTTIITAASESDTIMQQAMEITRKKGKVVLVGDVGLHIAREPFYKKEIDFLISCSYGPGSYDASYEKKGHDYPYAYVRWTENRNMQAFIQLIESGKIKIDTLVSQETDLEDIVEAYEHIQKHKSLGIIVRYGKKSEATVRDFTVEPAVKALEFFEPQSVRFIPARKDTMRVGIVGAGSFAKIKLIPALAKINGVKISAIVDADVTNALSVTKLYGAAHALVNDQDLFKDDLVDVVVIASPHKFHYEQAIHALQNGKAVFMEKPMVTNLEQFSKLNDFLTLHPEMPFCVDYNRSFSPYMQKVKQAVVGRHAPMVIHYRMNAGFIPKEHWIQTDSGAGRIIGEACHILDLFCFLTDSKPLAVSVEALHSSNDDLFPTDNFSAQISFEDGSICSLLYTALGHSQLGKERMELFFDSKTIVMDDYTQLHGFGFPSTFHATTAFPDTGHEALLHEFFANIKKPVFKSPISLQRLNTVAELTLAIDTLACQGGGMKELIV